Proteins found in one Luteimonas chenhongjianii genomic segment:
- a CDS encoding UDP-N-acetylmuramoyl-tripeptide--D-alanyl-D-alanine ligase, with product MPMPLARIARLVNGRLHGGDDVSIEAVVTDSRKLDPADPRGLLFVALRGESFDGHDHVAAAAAHGARAALVARQLDTPLPQIVVADPQVALGALAGAVQRERSATVVAITGSNGKTSVKQLVAAILSRHAATCFNPGNFNNEIGLPLAVLDAPEDAAFAVYEMGAGKPGDIAYLTAIARPRIALVNNIAPAHMERMGSLLGIADTKAAIYDALPADGTAVINADDAFAPYFAQRAHGRRLLRFGIEATADVLARDVRLEDAGARFRLVTPAGEAEVALPLPGRHNVRNALAATAIALAAGVPLDAIVAALETAEAVAGRLVRHTLDSGAVLIDDSYNANPGSLNAAIDTLAAAGGERWLVLGDMRELGGDGPAMHAQAGVRARAAGIARLYALGALSAAAADAFGEGARRFDSHAALIEALATDLHAGARVLVKGSRGSAMDRVVTALRNIEGTGHAA from the coding sequence ATGCCGATGCCGCTCGCCCGCATTGCCCGACTCGTCAACGGCCGCCTGCATGGCGGCGACGACGTCTCGATCGAAGCCGTCGTCACCGACAGCCGCAAGCTCGACCCGGCCGATCCCCGCGGGCTGCTGTTTGTCGCGCTGCGGGGCGAGAGCTTCGATGGCCACGACCATGTCGCGGCAGCCGCGGCTCACGGCGCACGCGCCGCGCTGGTGGCGCGGCAGCTCGACACGCCGCTGCCGCAGATCGTCGTCGCCGATCCGCAGGTCGCGCTCGGCGCGCTGGCGGGTGCCGTGCAGCGCGAGCGCAGCGCCACCGTCGTGGCGATCACCGGCAGCAACGGCAAGACCAGCGTCAAGCAACTGGTGGCCGCCATCCTCTCCCGGCACGCCGCCACCTGCTTCAATCCCGGCAACTTCAACAACGAGATCGGCCTGCCGCTGGCGGTGCTCGATGCGCCTGAAGACGCGGCGTTCGCCGTCTACGAGATGGGCGCCGGCAAGCCGGGCGACATCGCCTATCTGACCGCGATCGCTCGGCCGCGCATCGCGCTGGTCAACAACATCGCGCCCGCGCACATGGAACGCATGGGCAGCCTGCTCGGCATCGCCGACACCAAAGCCGCGATCTACGACGCGTTGCCGGCCGACGGCACCGCGGTCATCAACGCCGACGATGCGTTCGCGCCGTACTTCGCCCAGCGTGCGCATGGTCGTCGCCTGCTGCGTTTCGGCATCGAAGCGACCGCCGACGTGCTCGCGCGCGATGTGCGCCTCGAGGACGCGGGCGCACGCTTCCGTCTGGTCACGCCTGCGGGTGAGGCCGAGGTGGCGCTTCCGCTGCCGGGCCGCCACAACGTGCGCAATGCGCTGGCGGCGACCGCGATCGCGCTGGCAGCCGGTGTGCCGCTGGACGCCATCGTCGCGGCGCTCGAGACCGCCGAGGCAGTCGCAGGCCGGCTGGTGCGCCACACGCTCGACAGTGGCGCGGTGCTGATCGACGACAGCTACAACGCCAACCCCGGCTCGCTCAACGCTGCGATCGATACGCTCGCCGCGGCCGGCGGCGAGCGCTGGCTGGTGCTCGGGGACATGCGTGAACTGGGCGGTGACGGCCCGGCGATGCATGCCCAGGCCGGCGTGCGCGCCAGGGCGGCGGGTATCGCCCGACTCTATGCGCTGGGCGCGCTGAGCGCGGCCGCGGCCGACGCCTTCGGCGAGGGTGCCCGGCGATTCGACTCCCATGCGGCGCTGATCGAAGCGCTGGCGACCGATCTGCACGCCGGGGCGCGGGTGCTCGTCAAGGGCTCGCGAGGCAGTGCGATGGACCGGGTGGTCACCGCGCTGCGCAACATTGAAGGAACCGGACATGCTGCTTGA
- the mraY gene encoding phospho-N-acetylmuramoyl-pentapeptide-transferase, with the protein MLLELARWLQGLEDFFKLFEYLTFRGILAALTSLMLSLWLGPAVIRRLAQFKGGQPIRKDGPQSHFSKAGTPTMGGALILLTVLLSVLLWGDLRNKYVWVILAVMVAFGAIGWYDDWIKIVRRDPNGLKSRWKYLLQSIFGLAAGLYLYLYADVPAATTFYVPLFKSIALPLAGISFVAIAYFWIVGFSNAVNLTDGLDGLAIMPTVLVACGMGVFAYASGNAVFSTYLQIPQVPGAGELVIICAAIAGAGLGFLWFNTYPAMVFMGDIGALALGAVLGTMAVIVRQELVLVIMGGIFVIETLSVMIQVASFKLTGKRVFRMAPIHHHFELKGWPEPRVIVRFWIISVILVLVGLATLKVR; encoded by the coding sequence ATGCTGCTTGAACTCGCGCGCTGGCTGCAGGGCCTCGAAGACTTCTTCAAGCTGTTCGAGTACCTGACGTTCCGCGGCATCCTCGCGGCGCTGACCTCGCTGATGCTGTCGCTGTGGCTGGGCCCGGCCGTGATCCGCAGGCTGGCACAGTTCAAGGGTGGCCAGCCCATCCGCAAGGACGGACCGCAGTCGCATTTCTCCAAGGCCGGCACGCCGACGATGGGCGGGGCGCTGATCCTGCTGACGGTGCTGCTGTCGGTGCTGCTGTGGGGCGATCTGCGCAACAAGTACGTATGGGTGATCCTCGCGGTGATGGTCGCCTTCGGCGCGATCGGGTGGTACGACGACTGGATCAAGATCGTGCGACGTGATCCCAACGGGCTCAAGTCGCGCTGGAAGTACCTGCTGCAGTCGATCTTCGGCCTGGCTGCGGGCCTGTATCTCTATCTCTACGCCGACGTCCCGGCCGCAACCACGTTCTATGTGCCGCTGTTCAAGTCGATCGCGCTGCCGCTGGCCGGCATCAGCTTCGTCGCGATTGCCTACTTCTGGATCGTCGGCTTCTCCAACGCCGTCAACCTCACTGACGGCCTCGACGGTCTGGCGATCATGCCGACGGTCCTGGTCGCCTGCGGCATGGGCGTGTTCGCCTACGCATCGGGCAACGCGGTGTTCTCGACCTACCTGCAGATCCCGCAGGTGCCCGGGGCCGGCGAGCTGGTGATCATCTGCGCCGCGATCGCCGGCGCAGGGCTCGGCTTCCTGTGGTTCAACACCTACCCGGCCATGGTTTTCATGGGCGACATCGGCGCGCTCGCGCTCGGCGCCGTGCTCGGCACGATGGCGGTGATCGTGCGCCAGGAGCTGGTGCTGGTGATCATGGGCGGCATCTTCGTCATCGAAACGCTGTCGGTGATGATCCAGGTGGCCAGCTTCAAGCTGACCGGGAAGCGCGTGTTCCGCATGGCGCCGATCCATCACCATTTCGAGCTCAAGGGCTGGCCCGAGCCGCGCGTGATCGTGCGCTTCTGGATCATCTCGGTGATCCTGGTGCTGGTCGGCCTCGCCACGTTGAAGGTGCGCTGA
- the ftsW gene encoding putative lipid II flippase FtsW: MARTFEQMAHDSAAARQATRLDDIHGRFDPWLVGIIVAIATLGVIMVASSSIAIGEDMQVGRYYFLSRHFIFLALGLGLATAVMRTELKTIEKYDRFLLLGCAVLLLLVFVPGLGRSVNGAHRWINLGISNFQVVEAVKVIYIVWLASYLVRFRDDVNATWGAMLKPIGVAVVLVALLLLQPDFGSSMLLLGVTAGMLVLGGGHLKRMMLPVVALLPAVVGVAVMEPYRLRRITSFMNPWEDQLGAGYQLSNALMAVGRGEFSGVGLGASVQKLSYLPEAHTDFIFSVLAEELGFAGVCLVVGLFTALVGRALWIGLKCVEMRRHFAGYCAFGVAMMIGMQSLVSIGVNLGLLPTKGLTLPLVSSGGSSVMMTCLALGLLLRVSYELDRAQRQVARLRGDAASPAPASPVPTTTQPPLPVQPGAPVRGTSRLRQRVEPSFGGRSQA; the protein is encoded by the coding sequence ATGGCCCGCACCTTCGAGCAGATGGCTCACGACAGCGCCGCCGCGCGTCAGGCCACGCGCCTGGACGACATCCACGGGCGTTTCGATCCCTGGCTGGTGGGCATCATCGTCGCCATCGCCACACTCGGCGTGATCATGGTCGCGTCGAGCTCGATCGCGATCGGCGAGGACATGCAGGTCGGTCGCTACTACTTCCTCAGTCGCCATTTCATCTTCCTCGCACTCGGCCTGGGTCTGGCGACCGCGGTGATGCGCACCGAGCTCAAGACGATCGAGAAGTACGACCGGTTCCTGCTGCTGGGCTGCGCCGTGCTTCTGCTGCTGGTGTTCGTGCCCGGGCTGGGACGTTCGGTCAACGGCGCGCATCGCTGGATCAACCTCGGCATCTCCAACTTCCAGGTGGTCGAGGCGGTCAAGGTCATCTACATCGTCTGGCTGGCGAGCTACCTGGTGCGCTTCCGCGACGATGTCAATGCGACCTGGGGCGCGATGCTCAAGCCGATCGGCGTCGCCGTGGTGCTGGTGGCCCTGCTGCTGCTGCAGCCCGACTTCGGCTCGTCGATGCTGCTGCTCGGCGTGACCGCCGGCATGCTCGTGCTCGGCGGCGGTCACCTCAAGCGGATGATGCTGCCGGTCGTCGCACTGCTGCCGGCGGTGGTGGGCGTCGCGGTGATGGAGCCCTACCGCCTGCGCCGCATCACGTCCTTCATGAATCCCTGGGAAGACCAGCTCGGCGCCGGCTATCAGCTCAGCAATGCGCTGATGGCGGTGGGTCGCGGCGAATTCTCCGGCGTGGGCCTGGGCGCATCGGTACAGAAGCTGTCCTATCTGCCCGAAGCGCATACCGACTTCATCTTCTCGGTGCTCGCCGAGGAGCTCGGTTTCGCCGGCGTGTGCCTGGTGGTCGGCCTGTTCACCGCACTCGTCGGCCGAGCGCTGTGGATCGGCCTGAAGTGCGTGGAGATGCGGCGCCATTTCGCCGGCTACTGCGCCTTCGGCGTCGCAATGATGATCGGCATGCAGAGCCTGGTGTCGATCGGCGTCAACCTCGGCCTGCTGCCGACCAAGGGCCTCACGTTGCCGCTGGTGTCGTCGGGCGGTTCGAGCGTGATGATGACCTGTCTCGCGCTCGGCCTGCTGCTGCGCGTCTCCTACGAACTCGACCGCGCCCAGCGCCAGGTCGCCCGGTTGCGGGGCGATGCCGCGTCGCCGGCGCCGGCGAGCCCGGTCCCCACTACCACCCAGCCGCCGCTGCCCGTGCAGCCGGGCGCGCCGGTGCGCGGCACCAGCCGCCTGCGCCAGCGCGTCGAGCCGAGTTTCGGCGGCAGGAGCCAGGCATGA
- the murC gene encoding UDP-N-acetylmuramate--L-alanine ligase, producing the protein MIRRLHQTRGLSKEDFAKVFSRVHFVGIGGTGMSGIAEVLCTLGYKVSGSDTADSATTRRLASLGATVHRGHAAANVLGSDCVVVSSAIRPDNPELMEARAQRIPIVPRAEMLAELMRFRRSIAVAGTHGKTTTTSLTASVLAEGGLDPTFVVGGQLLAAGANARLGSGDWLVAEADESDGSFLRLNPLIAIVTNIDADHLENYGGDFTRVQAAFDEFLHRLPFYGLAVLCIDDPEVARLATATPRHVMTYGLSDAADVRAEDVAQDGAAMTFTLCLPENTRIRARLALPGRHNVLNALAAAAVGWQLGVAPEAIVAALGAFQGIGRRFNLLGELVTPAGARVQLVDDYGHHPKELAAVFAAARGGWSDRRLVVAFQPHRYSRTRDLFDDFAGVLSDVDALVLTEVYPAGEAPIAGADAKALARAIRARGRIDPVVVAGAADLAGVLPDILEDGDLLLMMGAGDIGVAVQRLAQAGFIGAARPEAGR; encoded by the coding sequence ATGATCCGTCGTCTCCACCAGACCCGCGGCCTGTCGAAGGAAGACTTCGCCAAGGTGTTCTCGCGCGTGCATTTCGTCGGCATCGGCGGCACCGGCATGAGCGGCATCGCCGAAGTGCTGTGCACGCTGGGCTACAAGGTGTCGGGCTCCGACACCGCCGACAGCGCGACCACGCGCCGGCTCGCGAGCCTTGGCGCGACCGTGCATCGCGGCCATGCGGCAGCCAATGTACTGGGCAGCGACTGCGTGGTCGTGTCCAGCGCGATCCGGCCCGACAATCCGGAACTGATGGAGGCGCGCGCGCAGCGCATCCCGATCGTGCCGCGCGCGGAGATGCTGGCCGAACTGATGCGCTTCCGCCGCAGCATCGCGGTGGCCGGTACCCACGGCAAGACCACGACCACGTCACTGACCGCGAGCGTGCTCGCCGAAGGCGGCCTCGATCCGACCTTCGTCGTCGGCGGCCAGCTGCTGGCTGCCGGCGCGAACGCGCGCCTGGGCAGTGGCGACTGGCTCGTCGCCGAGGCGGACGAGAGCGACGGCAGCTTCCTGCGCCTCAATCCGCTGATCGCGATCGTCACCAATATCGACGCCGACCACCTGGAGAACTACGGCGGTGATTTCACCCGCGTCCAGGCCGCGTTCGACGAATTCCTGCATCGACTGCCGTTCTATGGACTCGCGGTGCTGTGCATCGACGATCCCGAGGTCGCGCGCCTGGCCACGGCCACGCCGCGCCACGTGATGACCTACGGCCTGTCGGATGCCGCCGACGTGCGTGCCGAGGACGTCGCCCAGGACGGCGCGGCGATGACCTTCACGCTGTGCCTGCCCGAAAACACGCGCATCCGCGCGCGGCTTGCGCTGCCCGGCCGCCACAATGTGCTCAATGCACTCGCCGCAGCCGCGGTGGGCTGGCAGCTCGGCGTCGCCCCCGAGGCGATCGTCGCCGCGCTGGGTGCGTTCCAGGGCATCGGCCGCCGCTTCAACCTGCTCGGCGAGCTGGTCACGCCTGCCGGCGCCCGCGTACAGCTGGTCGACGACTACGGCCATCATCCCAAGGAGCTGGCGGCGGTGTTCGCCGCGGCGCGCGGAGGCTGGAGCGATCGCCGCCTCGTGGTCGCATTCCAGCCACACCGCTACAGCCGCACCCGCGACCTGTTCGACGACTTCGCCGGCGTGTTGTCGGATGTCGATGCACTGGTGTTGACCGAGGTCTATCCCGCGGGCGAGGCGCCGATTGCGGGCGCCGATGCGAAGGCACTCGCACGCGCGATCCGCGCGCGCGGCCGGATCGATCCGGTCGTCGTTGCCGGCGCCGCGGATCTGGCCGGCGTGCTGCCCGACATCCTCGAAGATGGCGACCTGCTGCTGATGATGGGCGCCGGCGACATCGGCGTCGCCGTGCAGCGCCTCGCGCAGGCAGGTTTCATCGGCGCAGCGCGCCCGGAGGCGGGCCGATGA